The proteins below are encoded in one region of Bremerella sp. P1:
- a CDS encoding c-type cytochrome, with translation MRISQAPEFGGRHWAGGLVLAALVGAIVGCSSEPAQFELNRIAMHKSEVSLGANLDQAYQIDPIAKVLDETFGTPDEPIVPDVPDIEEVMDIEHLKMAAGPYGSDEDGSPRGLYRQHCVHCHGITGNGAGPTAAFLNPYPRNFLTGKYKWKSTKTGSPPTHDDLKRVLVNGVPGTAMPSFALLPEDEVEALVQYVKYLTLRGELERNLLLEFSDLDTSVVKPVEKRSKEEQEYVASLSPEDLEEEKADLDDVVEELTDPEVVLEEFLAPIVEGWAFAYENVTEVPEKPESELAESIAAGRDLFFNKGGCATCHGQSGVGDGQTAEMFYDDWTEEYYDPKAPEHLEEFLALGALPPRKLDPRNLRLGNFRGGRRPVDVYWRIRNGIEGAKMPAAQQLSEEEIWHVVDYVRKGLPYDTLSQPPEHEQENVRVRN, from the coding sequence ATGCGAATCAGCCAGGCCCCTGAGTTTGGCGGGCGACACTGGGCGGGAGGCCTGGTCTTGGCCGCTCTGGTTGGGGCAATCGTCGGATGCTCTTCGGAGCCAGCCCAATTCGAGTTAAACCGGATCGCGATGCACAAGTCCGAGGTCTCGCTAGGTGCGAACCTGGACCAGGCGTATCAGATCGATCCGATCGCCAAGGTCCTCGACGAAACGTTCGGCACGCCCGACGAGCCCATCGTCCCCGATGTCCCCGATATCGAAGAGGTGATGGACATCGAGCACCTGAAGATGGCTGCTGGTCCCTATGGCAGCGACGAAGATGGCAGCCCGCGCGGGCTCTATCGCCAGCACTGTGTTCATTGCCACGGCATCACCGGCAACGGAGCCGGTCCAACGGCCGCGTTTCTGAACCCTTACCCGCGAAACTTTCTGACGGGCAAGTACAAGTGGAAGTCCACCAAGACCGGTTCGCCACCGACGCATGATGACCTGAAACGCGTCCTGGTTAATGGTGTTCCTGGTACGGCGATGCCTAGCTTTGCCTTGCTTCCAGAAGACGAGGTCGAAGCCCTCGTGCAGTATGTGAAGTACCTCACGCTGCGTGGCGAACTCGAGCGAAACCTGCTGCTCGAGTTTTCGGACCTGGATACGTCGGTCGTGAAGCCGGTCGAAAAGCGATCTAAGGAAGAGCAAGAATACGTCGCCAGTCTCTCGCCGGAAGATCTTGAGGAAGAGAAGGCCGACCTGGACGACGTCGTCGAAGAGTTGACCGATCCGGAAGTAGTATTGGAAGAATTCCTGGCTCCCATCGTCGAAGGTTGGGCATTCGCGTACGAAAACGTGACTGAAGTACCGGAGAAGCCGGAATCCGAGCTTGCAGAGTCGATTGCCGCTGGTCGGGATTTGTTCTTCAACAAAGGTGGTTGTGCCACCTGCCACGGTCAGTCAGGCGTGGGCGATGGCCAAACGGCCGAGATGTTCTACGACGACTGGACCGAAGAGTATTACGACCCGAAAGCTCCTGAACATTTGGAAGAGTTTTTGGCCCTGGGTGCCTTGCCGCCAAGAAAGCTCGATCCGCGTAATTTGCGTTTGGGTAACTTCCGTGGCGGTCGCCGACCGGTAGATGTCTACTGGCGGATTCGCAACGGGATTGAAGGGGCCAAGATGCCTGCCGCTCAGCAGCTTTCCGAAGAAGAGATTTGGCACGTCGTGGACTATGTCCGCAAAGGCTTACCGTACGACACCTTGAGTCAGCCGCCTGAGCACGAGCAAGAGAACGTCCGCGTCCGAAATTAG
- a CDS encoding cupredoxin domain-containing protein yields MRLTHVAILTLTVLGIFAQDLVAQQWGTVTGRFVVQGIVIPKLPALAVTAPAVGFCGDKVPDPSLRIGPKNELQDVALWLYVDRGEEAPTPHPMYAPLKNQAVQVSNKGCIYEPHVVMVRPGQTVDLVNADPLPHNFKVEGFANAGINFLVPVGQKQAHVFADEERYPMNASCTIHPWMTAKIVIRESPYMAVSGHDGKFTIENLPVGTHKFQVWHERPGNIKELTLGGKVLKDRKGVVEIVVKPGQNNLGDIMINAGLL; encoded by the coding sequence ATGCGACTAACCCACGTTGCTATTTTGACGCTGACTGTCCTGGGCATCTTTGCCCAGGACCTCGTTGCGCAGCAATGGGGAACGGTTACCGGTCGTTTCGTGGTGCAGGGAATTGTGATTCCAAAACTGCCAGCACTTGCGGTCACCGCGCCTGCTGTAGGATTCTGCGGAGACAAAGTCCCCGATCCATCGTTGCGAATCGGTCCGAAAAACGAGTTGCAAGACGTGGCACTGTGGTTGTACGTGGATCGCGGCGAGGAAGCCCCTACGCCGCATCCGATGTACGCGCCTCTCAAGAACCAGGCCGTACAGGTATCCAATAAAGGATGCATTTATGAACCGCACGTGGTGATGGTCCGGCCAGGACAAACGGTCGACCTCGTCAACGCGGATCCTCTTCCGCACAATTTCAAAGTCGAAGGCTTCGCGAACGCAGGCATCAACTTCCTGGTACCTGTCGGTCAGAAGCAAGCTCACGTTTTCGCCGATGAAGAGCGTTATCCGATGAACGCCAGTTGTACGATTCATCCTTGGATGACCGCGAAGATCGTCATCCGGGAATCGCCCTACATGGCGGTCTCTGGTCATGACGGCAAATTTACGATCGAGAATCTGCCAGTGGGAACCCACAAGTTTCAGGTCTGGCATGAAAGACCTGGGAACATCAAAGAGCTAACCCTAGGTGGCAAAGTCCTTAAGGACCGTAAAGGCGTTGTCGAGATCGTGGTCAAACCCGGGCAGAACAACCTGGGCGATATCATGATCAACGCTGGCCTCTTGTAA